The following are from one region of the Salmo trutta chromosome 20, fSalTru1.1, whole genome shotgun sequence genome:
- the LOC115155455 gene encoding guanylate-binding protein 1: MDSPMCLVNNADGELRVEPEAIDYLKGLKQKVVVVAVVGLYRTGKSYLMNKLAQKRNGFALGATIQSKTKGIWMWCVPHPEKTDHTLVLLDTEGLGDVEKGDAKNDAWIFSLAILLSSTLVYNSRGTIDNDAVEKLQYVNELTERIKVKSTTDNEEEGEGTQFMQFFPNFVWTVRDFTLQLEIDGGEITPDQYLENSLQLKKGYGKKINDYNVPRECIRNFFPSRKCFVFPSPTTPDNMHRLDSMDEAELSESFREVVDTFCRFIYQESRMKTVIGGHTLTGEMLGHLVTTYVETIAKGNVPCLENAVLAMAKIENQAAVDEGLAVYQKGMEDVKALFPVDINQLSENHLRSETEATQTFMKRSFKDENEEFLKALVEAIGNHSADLFKQNKDASENKCKALLENLSAQMDQGMKEGTYATPGGYELYCNHHDNIVAQYRAEPNKGVRAEEVLEQFLKGKSAESNSILQADKKLTENEKKIQAEKMKTAELEQEKEASKEKQAEMERTIENISRGQEKYLREMEEKMEEERKQQQQEFNRTLDRRMQEQKYLLEMGHKEKAELMRQEIEEIKKNNQLERDANTQNQKALLDGYKQQAEEQNKKMEALMVALNNKSQAPVHVVERGCMVM; encoded by the exons ATGGACTCCCCAATGTGCCTCGTTAACAACGCTGACGGAGAGCTTCGCGTAGAACCAGAGGCCATCGACTACCTGAAGGGACTGAAACAGAAAGTCGTAGTTGTGGCGGTGGTCGGGCTGTATCGCACCGGCAAGTCCTACCTCATGAACAAGCTGGCTCAGAAGAGAAATG GTTTTGCCCTTGGAGCCACCATCCAGTCCAAGACTAAGGGCATCTGGATGTGGTGTGTCCCTCATCCTGAAAAAACAGACCACACTCTGGTGCTGCTGGATACAGAGGGGCTGGGGGACGTGGAGAAG GGGGATGCTAAGAATGATGCCTGGATCTTCTCCCTGGCCATTCTGTTAAGCAGTACTCTGGTCTACAACAGTCGAGGGACCATCGATAATGATGCTGTGGAGAAGCTTCA ATATGTGAACGAGCTGACAGAGAGGATCAAGGTGAAGTCTACCACTGACaatgaggaggaaggagagggcacCCAGTTTATGCAGTTCTTTCCTAATTTTGTGTGGACCGTCAGAGATTTCACTCTACAGCTCGAGATCGACGGTGGAGAAATCACTCCAGACCAGTACCTGGAGAATTCCCTGCAACTCAAGAAAG GTTATGGTAAAAAGATCAATGACTACAACGTTCCGCGAGAGTGCATCCGGAACTTCTTCCCCTCACGCAAGTGTTTTGTGTTCCCCTCCCCTACAACTCCTGATAACATGCACCGACTGGACTCCATGGACGAGGCTGAGCTTTCTGAAAGTTTCAGAGAGGTCGTAGATACTTTCTGCCGCTTCATTTACCAGGAAAGCCGTATGAAGACTGTTATAGGGGGACACACATTGACCGGAGAGA TGCTGGGGCACTTGGTCACCACCTATGTGGAGACCATAGCCAAAGGCAATGTGCCCTGTCTGGAGAATGCTGTGTTGGCCATGGCTAAAATTGAGAACCAGGCTGCTGTGGATGAGGGCCTGGCGGTGTACCAGAAGGGAATGGAGGATGTGAAGGCCTTATTCCCGGTGGACATCAATCAGCTGTCAGAGAACCACCTTCGCTCAGAGACCGAGGCCACACAGACGTTCATGAAGCGATCTTTCAAAGACGAAAATGAGGAGTTCTTGAAAGCTCTGGTG GAGGCCATTGGTAACCACTCCGCCGACCTTTTCAAACAAAACAAGGATGCCTCAGAGAATAAGTGCAAGGCCCTTCTGGAGAATCTGTCTGCTCAGATGGATCAGGGGATGAAGGAGGGGACGTACGCCACACCAGGAGGCTATGAGCTTTACTGCAATCACCATGACAACATAGTGGCACAGTACCGGGCTGAGCCCAACAAAGGAGTCAGA GCTGAGGAGGTTCTGGAGCAGTTCCTGAAGGGAAAGAGTGCAGAGTCCAACTCCATCCTGCAAGCTGACAAAAAACTGACggaaaatgagaaaaaaatccaag CTGAGAAGATGAAAACAGCTGAGCTGGAGCAGGAGAAGGAAGCATCCAAGGAGAAACAGGCAGAGATGGAGCGCACCATTGAGAACATTAGCAGGGGCCAGGAGAAGTACTTgagggagatggaagagaagatggaggaagagaggaagcaaCAGCAGCAGGAGTTCAACAGGACCCTGGACCGCAGGATGCAGGAGCAGAAATATCTCCTGGAGATGGGCCATAAGGAGAAGGCTGAGCTAATGAGGCAAGAGATCGAGGAGATAAAGAAGAATAATCAACTGGAAAGGGACGCCAATACCCAGAATCAGAAGGCTCTGCTGGATGGCTACAAGCAGCAGGCTGAGGAACAGAACAAAAAGATGGAAGCGTTAATGGTGGCGCTCAACAATAAATCACAGGCCCCCGTACATGTTGTTGAACGAGGCTGTATGGTAATGTga